In uncultured Ilyobacter sp., a genomic segment contains:
- a CDS encoding efflux RND transporter periplasmic adaptor subunit, which produces MESKNRKIYTLIFTILIMGTLFTGCEKENTYSPPPPSKVTVSKPVQKNVTNYLEFTGLTEAMDSVEIRPRVEGYLEKVMFKPGSFVKKGDLLFVIDQRPYNAKLGEAKAQLAIEISKLKAAEATFQRMEMAYKERAVSEVSVIQARADVEVAKAAIESAKAAVETAELNLSYTTIHAPISGRIDRNLVDAGNLIGAGENTLLATIIKDDSIYVYFNVNERDIIESDLLNSRADSTEIYLGLLNKDFSHKGKIDYINNRVNPGTGNIQVRAVFENSKKDILPGMFANIKISEKTIENALLVPDQIVGRDQQGYYLLAVNNENIVEYKHVEIGDLINGMRVIKSGIEPSDNIIVKGIQMAYPGREVSPIDEENSENKSPKTEN; this is translated from the coding sequence ATGGAGTCTAAAAATAGAAAAATTTACACCCTGATTTTTACAATTCTCATTATGGGAACACTTTTTACAGGATGCGAGAAGGAAAATACCTACTCTCCGCCACCTCCATCTAAGGTGACAGTGAGCAAGCCTGTACAGAAAAATGTTACAAATTATTTGGAATTTACGGGACTTACTGAGGCTATGGATTCTGTAGAGATAAGACCCCGAGTAGAGGGGTATTTAGAAAAGGTAATGTTTAAGCCAGGTTCTTTTGTAAAAAAAGGTGACCTGCTATTTGTTATAGATCAGCGTCCTTATAATGCAAAACTTGGTGAAGCCAAGGCACAACTTGCAATAGAAATATCAAAACTCAAGGCTGCCGAAGCAACTTTTCAGAGAATGGAAATGGCTTATAAAGAGCGTGCTGTAAGTGAAGTAAGTGTTATTCAGGCAAGAGCTGACGTAGAGGTGGCAAAAGCTGCAATAGAATCTGCAAAAGCTGCAGTAGAAACAGCAGAGCTTAATTTGTCTTATACAACAATACATGCACCTATAAGCGGACGTATAGATAGAAATCTTGTAGACGCAGGAAACCTAATAGGAGCCGGAGAAAATACCCTCCTTGCAACTATTATAAAAGATGACTCTATCTATGTATATTTTAACGTAAATGAAAGAGATATTATTGAATCTGACTTATTAAACAGTCGGGCCGATTCCACTGAAATATATTTAGGACTTTTAAATAAGGATTTTTCTCATAAGGGAAAAATAGACTATATAAATAACAGGGTAAATCCAGGAACTGGAAATATACAGGTAAGGGCTGTCTTTGAAAACAGTAAAAAAGATATTCTACCTGGAATGTTTGCCAACATTAAAATATCTGAAAAAACCATAGAAAATGCCCTTCTTGTACCAGATCAAATAGTTGGAAGGGATCAACAGGGGTATTATTTATTAGCTGTAAATAATGAAAATATTGTCGAGTATAAACATGTTGAGATCGGAGATCTCATAAATGGAATGAGGGTTATAAAATCAGGAATAGAGCCAAGTGATAACATAATTGTAAAAGGTATCCAGATGGCTTATCCAGGACGTGAAGTTTCTCCTATAGATGAAGAAAACTCAGAAAATAAAAGTCCTAAAACGGAAAATTAA
- a CDS encoding SPASM domain-containing protein encodes MKKFKKVYVEITNICNLSCHFCSKSKRKQEYMKLDSFERILNEIKPFTDYIYLHVKGEPLLHPQLEEFLDLAHSRGFRVNITTNGSFIGGIGESLLTKPALRQINFSLHSFGENPENIHKNNYLRDILFFSKKALKNTDIIVSLRLWNYDKKVKDETQKGNNEILQILEKEFKLDYKISHILNPGKGLKITDRLYLNSDYQFKWPDTDDTYEDAAGFCYGMRTHTAILVDGTVVPCCLDGEGTINLGNIFNESFRNIINSEKAKAIYNGFSEKTAVEKLCKKCQFKI; translated from the coding sequence ATGAAAAAATTTAAAAAAGTATATGTGGAAATAACAAATATATGTAACTTAAGCTGTCATTTCTGCTCAAAGAGTAAAAGAAAACAGGAATATATGAAATTAGATTCTTTTGAAAGAATTCTAAATGAAATAAAGCCTTTTACAGATTATATCTATCTCCATGTAAAGGGGGAACCACTTTTACACCCTCAATTAGAAGAGTTTCTAGATTTGGCCCACAGCAGAGGATTCAGGGTTAACATCACAACTAACGGGTCATTTATAGGGGGTATAGGGGAGAGTTTACTAACTAAACCAGCCCTGCGACAGATAAATTTTTCCTTACATAGTTTTGGTGAGAATCCAGAAAATATTCATAAAAATAATTATCTCCGAGACATTTTGTTTTTTTCCAAAAAGGCTCTGAAAAACACTGATATCATAGTATCTCTGAGACTTTGGAACTACGATAAAAAAGTCAAAGATGAAACTCAGAAGGGAAATAATGAGATTCTTCAAATATTAGAAAAAGAATTCAAACTGGATTATAAGATCTCCCATATCCTAAATCCCGGAAAAGGTCTTAAAATAACCGACAGACTCTATTTGAATTCCGACTATCAATTCAAATGGCCAGATACAGATGATACCTATGAAGATGCAGCTGGATTCTGTTATGGTATGAGGACCCATACTGCTATATTAGTTGACGGAACTGTAGTTCCCTGCTGCCTTGACGGTGAGGGGACTATAAATCTAGGAAATATTTTTAACGAGAGTTTTAGAAACATAATTAATAGCGAAAAGGCCAAGGCTATTTACAACGGTTTTTCCGAGAAAACCGCTGTAGAAAAACTTTGTAAAAAATGTCAGTTTAAAATCTGA
- a CDS encoding efflux transporter outer membrane subunit, whose translation MRGKEKLRLKKIPAALTLSAVLVFTGCTAVGPDYVSPKVKVPEKWNGEKKVNFNNENRLSEQWWKLFDDPMLDELIKEASGSNLDLKEALARVDEYRSRLGVVTGNRVPSLSVEGDLLRQKTSENAGYTGATNTYKGLGLEAGWEIDLFGRVRRSIEAAKANYEVAQEDKNDVIISINSRIALNYIKIRTYQARLEASNSNIELQREVLRITEARFKYGLATALEVAQAEQALASSEATVPPLRIQLSEAINTMAVLLGRNPGELNQLMSEKKAIPVPPADAAIGVPADILRQRPDIRSAERQLAVETARVGIAKADLYPQFSLSGSFGYQSVSSGNLFSSGGNYFSIGPSLRWNIFSGGSILNQIDVQDAIVRQKAIQYESTVLNALNEAENTMTAYTEDSMRLKHLEKTVKASKKTVELSLNLYKQGLVDFENVLNSQLSQFTSEDRLAQARGDSAENFVRLYAALGGGWDPDSIVKTQK comes from the coding sequence ATGAGGGGAAAAGAAAAGCTGAGATTAAAAAAAATACCTGCAGCCCTGACCTTGTCAGCTGTACTGGTTTTCACTGGATGTACTGCTGTGGGACCTGACTATGTCTCGCCAAAGGTAAAAGTACCGGAAAAATGGAACGGAGAAAAGAAAGTAAATTTTAATAATGAAAATAGGTTGTCTGAACAGTGGTGGAAGTTATTTGATGATCCCATGTTAGATGAACTCATAAAAGAAGCCTCAGGTAGTAACCTAGACTTAAAAGAGGCCTTGGCACGTGTAGATGAATACCGTTCTAGACTAGGTGTAGTAACTGGTAACAGAGTCCCAAGCTTGTCTGTAGAAGGGGATCTTCTGAGACAAAAGACCAGTGAAAATGCAGGTTATACTGGTGCCACAAATACTTATAAAGGACTTGGGCTTGAAGCTGGCTGGGAGATAGACCTTTTTGGTCGTGTGAGGCGGAGTATAGAGGCTGCCAAAGCCAATTATGAAGTGGCCCAGGAAGATAAAAATGACGTAATAATATCAATTAATTCCAGAATAGCCCTTAACTATATAAAAATAAGAACTTATCAGGCTAGGCTAGAGGCTTCAAATTCAAATATTGAACTTCAGAGAGAAGTTTTGAGGATAACAGAAGCAAGATTTAAGTATGGGTTGGCTACAGCCTTAGAAGTAGCCCAGGCAGAACAGGCTCTTGCCAGTTCAGAAGCTACTGTGCCACCTCTTAGAATACAATTGTCAGAAGCTATAAACACCATGGCTGTTTTACTAGGACGAAATCCTGGAGAACTGAATCAGTTGATGTCTGAAAAAAAAGCTATACCTGTGCCTCCTGCAGATGCGGCTATAGGGGTTCCTGCAGACATTTTGAGACAACGTCCTGACATCAGAAGTGCAGAGCGTCAATTAGCAGTAGAAACAGCTCGTGTAGGTATTGCCAAGGCAGACCTTTATCCGCAGTTTTCTCTTTCTGGATCATTTGGATATCAATCAGTATCAAGTGGAAATTTATTTAGTTCAGGAGGAAATTATTTTTCAATAGGGCCTTCTTTGAGATGGAATATATTTTCCGGGGGAAGTATATTAAATCAAATCGATGTGCAGGATGCAATTGTACGTCAAAAGGCTATTCAGTATGAGAGCACAGTACTTAATGCATTAAATGAAGCGGAGAATACAATGACAGCATATACAGAAGACAGTATGCGTCTAAAACATTTGGAAAAGACAGTGAAAGCATCTAAAAAAACAGTGGAGCTTTCTCTTAACCTCTATAAACAGGGGCTTGTAGATTTTGAAAATGTTTTAAATTCTCAACTAAGTCAGTTTACTTCTGAAGACAGATTAGCCCAAGCTAGAGGAGACAGTGCAGAAAACTTTGTACGTCTTTATGCAGCTCTAGGTGGAGGATGGGACCCTGATTCTATCGTAAAAACTCAGAAATAA
- a CDS encoding multidrug efflux RND transporter permease subunit — translation MFSKFFIKRPIFAGVISIVIVIAGLVTMKSLPVAQYPEIAPPTVQVSAVYPGANAETISLTVAQPIEGEVNGVENMIYMSSNSSNSGEYSLSVTFEVGTDMDVAQNLVQNRVSQALSSLPEEVQRQGVTTEKRSSNILLFASLTSENPMHDNLFLSNYATLNIKDELSRIKGVGGITVFGAGDYSMRIWLYPDKLKARGLTSTDVVNAVREQNIQVAAGQVGQEPSPVDQNFQFTVNMRGKLNSTEEFENIIVKTTNDGGMIRVRDIAKVELGSQSYNISNQLNGQPSAAIAVFLQPEANALKVAEGVKGKIDELSQKFPDGMKASIPFDTTTFVKSSIDEVIETLFISVILVFLTILLFLEDWRATLIPTVAIPVSLIGTFAVMAVLGVSINTLSLFGLVLAIGIVVDDAIIVVENAVRNIDENNLAPRDAAIKAMEEITGPVIATTLVLLSVFIPTAFLGGITGQLYRQFALTIATATIFSSINALTLSPALCAIFLRPKNPNKKHNIFTRAFNSAFGRTQKGYARILTSVVRRGAVMILAFIIMTLGVFWKYDSLPKGFVPKEDLGYAMINVQLPDAASLTRTKEVVDKITKRLEKVEGLENRIAISGYSIMDGAAASNNAAFWLVFKPWEERKKSGLSMDKIMGEVSKSISDIQEARILVFTPPPIRGLGNAGGFQMQVQDRASAGSANLEKAVQNIVMNANSQSKLTRVYSTYRANVPQLLTVLDRTQAKTLKIPLSNIFNTLQGNLGSTYVNDFNQFGRNYQVRAQASADYRATAEDIKKLEVRNEKGEMVPMGTVLSVEEAVGPQIITRYNMYPSASISGQGAGFTSSGEAMLIMEELANENLPSSMGFEWTGMSYQEKAAEGNIIFIFGLAVLFVYLVLCAQYESWTLPLTIVLTVPLAVLGTVTALSIRQMDVNVYTQLGIVLLIAMTCKTAILISEFAKEESNSGMSLVESALEASRLRFRPILMTAFTFILGVLPLTYATGAGAESRRSLGTATAGGMLSATLLLIFFVPVFYIIIMGASEKLKKRFKKSEKAEEDAV, via the coding sequence ATGTTTAGTAAATTTTTTATAAAACGTCCCATTTTTGCCGGAGTTATATCAATTGTAATAGTCATTGCAGGACTGGTGACTATGAAATCTCTTCCAGTAGCCCAGTATCCAGAAATAGCTCCCCCAACAGTACAAGTATCGGCAGTCTATCCAGGAGCAAATGCAGAGACTATATCACTCACTGTGGCCCAGCCTATAGAGGGAGAGGTCAACGGAGTAGAGAATATGATTTACATGTCTAGTAACAGTTCTAATAGTGGAGAGTATTCACTGAGTGTTACCTTTGAGGTTGGGACAGATATGGACGTGGCACAAAACCTAGTCCAAAACCGTGTATCTCAAGCCTTATCTTCCTTACCTGAAGAGGTTCAGCGTCAGGGAGTAACCACAGAAAAAAGGTCTTCAAATATACTACTATTTGCCAGTCTTACCTCAGAAAATCCAATGCATGACAACCTTTTTCTGAGTAACTATGCGACACTTAATATAAAAGATGAACTTTCTAGAATAAAGGGTGTAGGTGGTATAACAGTCTTTGGTGCCGGTGACTATAGTATGAGGATATGGTTATATCCTGATAAGCTTAAGGCAAGAGGCCTCACAAGTACAGATGTAGTAAATGCTGTCAGAGAACAAAATATCCAGGTGGCAGCAGGTCAGGTTGGACAGGAACCATCGCCTGTGGATCAAAACTTCCAGTTTACTGTAAATATGAGGGGTAAATTAAACAGTACAGAAGAATTTGAAAATATCATAGTTAAAACAACAAATGACGGGGGAATGATAAGAGTCAGAGACATAGCAAAGGTGGAGCTTGGGTCTCAGAGTTACAACATATCTAACCAACTCAATGGTCAGCCTTCAGCTGCCATAGCTGTATTCCTTCAGCCAGAAGCTAATGCCCTAAAGGTAGCAGAGGGGGTAAAAGGAAAAATTGATGAATTAAGCCAAAAATTTCCTGATGGGATGAAGGCTAGCATTCCCTTTGATACAACGACTTTTGTAAAGTCTTCAATAGATGAAGTAATCGAAACACTTTTTATATCTGTTATATTAGTTTTTTTGACTATTCTTTTATTTCTTGAAGACTGGAGGGCTACTCTGATACCAACAGTGGCAATTCCAGTATCGCTAATCGGTACCTTTGCAGTAATGGCTGTCTTGGGGGTAAGTATAAATACACTATCACTATTCGGTCTGGTATTGGCTATAGGTATAGTCGTAGATGATGCCATAATAGTGGTTGAGAACGCTGTAAGAAATATAGATGAGAATAATCTTGCACCTCGTGATGCTGCTATAAAGGCGATGGAAGAGATAACCGGACCGGTAATAGCTACAACTTTGGTTTTGCTGTCTGTTTTTATTCCTACGGCATTTCTAGGCGGTATTACAGGGCAGCTTTACCGACAGTTTGCACTTACCATAGCAACAGCAACTATATTTAGTTCTATAAATGCACTTACTTTGAGTCCAGCCTTATGTGCGATCTTCTTGAGACCAAAGAACCCGAATAAAAAACACAATATATTTACAAGGGCATTTAATTCAGCTTTTGGTAGAACTCAGAAGGGGTATGCAAGAATTCTCACCTCTGTTGTAAGGCGTGGGGCAGTTATGATACTGGCTTTTATAATCATGACTTTAGGAGTATTCTGGAAATATGATTCTCTTCCAAAGGGATTCGTTCCAAAGGAAGATTTGGGTTATGCCATGATAAATGTACAACTTCCTGATGCCGCCTCTCTTACTAGAACCAAGGAAGTTGTAGATAAGATTACCAAACGTCTAGAAAAAGTAGAAGGCCTTGAAAATAGAATAGCTATCTCAGGATATTCTATTATGGATGGAGCTGCAGCTTCAAACAATGCCGCCTTTTGGTTAGTCTTTAAACCTTGGGAAGAGCGTAAAAAATCCGGGCTTAGTATGGATAAAATTATGGGTGAAGTATCTAAAAGTATAAGTGATATTCAAGAAGCCAGAATTCTGGTATTTACTCCTCCACCAATAAGAGGTCTTGGAAATGCCGGAGGTTTTCAGATGCAAGTACAGGACAGAGCCAGTGCTGGATCTGCAAACTTGGAAAAGGCAGTACAGAATATAGTTATGAATGCAAATTCACAGTCTAAGCTCACAAGGGTATACAGTACTTACAGAGCTAATGTACCCCAGCTATTAACGGTTTTAGACAGAACACAGGCTAAAACATTGAAAATACCTCTGTCTAATATATTTAACACTCTTCAGGGAAATTTAGGTTCTACATATGTCAATGACTTTAATCAGTTTGGACGTAATTATCAGGTAAGAGCCCAAGCCAGTGCTGACTACAGAGCAACAGCTGAAGATATAAAAAAACTAGAAGTGCGTAATGAGAAAGGCGAAATGGTACCCATGGGTACAGTTCTCTCTGTAGAAGAGGCTGTAGGTCCTCAGATTATCACGAGGTATAATATGTATCCTTCAGCAAGTATAAGCGGACAAGGTGCTGGTTTTACAAGTTCCGGAGAAGCAATGCTGATAATGGAGGAGCTTGCTAATGAAAATCTTCCTTCTTCCATGGGGTTTGAATGGACAGGGATGTCCTATCAGGAAAAGGCCGCTGAAGGGAATATAATATTTATATTTGGACTGGCAGTGTTGTTTGTATATCTTGTATTATGTGCCCAGTATGAAAGCTGGACTCTTCCACTTACAATTGTTTTAACTGTTCCCCTAGCTGTTTTGGGGACAGTTACAGCTTTGTCAATAAGACAGATGGATGTCAACGTCTATACTCAGCTAGGTATCGTGCTTCTCATAGCCATGACCTGTAAGACTGCTATTTTGATATCTGAATTTGCCAAAGAGGAGAGCAACTCAGGGATGTCTCTTGTTGAATCAGCACTTGAGGCTTCTCGTCTGAGATTCAGACCTATATTGATGACAGCATTTACATTTATATTGGGAGTTTTACCTCTGACCTATGCAACAGGAGCAGGAGCGGAAAGTCGTCGGTCGCTAGGTACTGCCACTGCAGGAGGGATGCTTTCTGCAACACTACTATTAATATTCTTTGTTCCGGTATTTTATATAATAATTATGGGAGCTAGTGAAAAACTTAAGAAAAGATTTAAAAAATCTGAAAAAGCCGAGGAAGATGCGGTATAG